A window from Drosophila simulans strain w501 chromosome 4, Prin_Dsim_3.1, whole genome shotgun sequence encodes these proteins:
- the LOC6724709 gene encoding putative dual specificity tyrosine-phosphorylation-regulated kinase 3 homolog isoform X3 has product MINQNSTHTGIAQNNPEKPNRHPYRDSGLQYFTRCFEPLAMINDSKEDLPTQPSNNIANYTGDIQILPIFDCCEISESIQAISLPIVTSPSKTTDVPGLYLRTISENSKLKSEPECESLILVKESSAMENQTILFHEQIIMSGQQKCELQEKPKVLVVSPQQVMILYMNKLTPYERTEILTYPQIYFIGANAKKRPGVYGPNNSEYDNEQGAYIHVPHDHVAYRYEMLKIIGKGSFGQVIKAYDHKTHEHVALKIVRNEKRFHRQAQEEIRILHHLRRHDKYNTMNIIHMFDYFTFRNHTCITFELLSINLYELIKKNGFKGFSLQLVRKFAHSLLQCLDALYKNDIIHCDMKPENVLLKQQGRSGIKVIDFGSSCFENQRIYTYIQSRFYRAPEVILGGKYGRAIDMWSLGCILAELLSGHALFPGENESDQLACIIEVLGMPNKNILASSKRSKSFFSPKGYPRYCTVRTMSDGMVVLIGGQSRRGKQRGPPCSKSLSKALDGCKDPLFLNFIRGCLEWDADKRLTPSEALKHPWLRRRLPRPPSSSSGCGGVSGLCPSRNESPVTGQNRNFAAEITTSSTSATSISLTIKKENSHSSLRLHHGAVAETDFKLKKSVPEGSSTATKEPMMNSDILLESFRQATVVSPRLPSKHSADSGGMSCLSAVDVGPSRYYPYMNNNENNRLFSSSLNSSANSLSHLEQATKLDALGEYSATTPNLLSKNTGCSFNSGSMNIDVAQESLVNIASNYALDKSIDIIGKSNVSLHTNKLKVQSNDM; this is encoded by the exons ATGATTAACCAAAATTCCACACATACTGGTATCGCTCAAAATAATCCTGAAAAACCAAATCGTCATCCATATCGGGACAGTGGATTACAATATTTCACCCGATGCTTTGAACCATTGGCAATGATTAATGATAGTAAAGAAGACTTGCCCACGCAGCCATCAAATAATATTGCCAATTACACTGGAGATATTCAAATTTTACCCATTTTCGATTGCTGCGAAATTTCGGAGTCTATTCAAG ctATATCGTTACCCATTGTAACATCTCCATCAAAGACAACAGATGTTCCGGGGTTGTATTTGCGTACGATTTCGGAAAATTCTAAATTAAAGTCGGAACCCGAATGTGAATCGCTAATTTTAGTCAAAGAATCTTCTGCAATGGAAAACCAAACGATTTTATTTCACGAGCAAATTATTATGtctggccaacaaaaatgtGAATTACAGGAGAAACCGAAGGTTCTGGTCGTTTCCCCACAACAAGTAATGattttatatatgaataaactAACTCCATACGAGCGAACAGAAATACTAACTTATccgcaaatatattttattggcGCCAACGCTAAAAAGCGCCCAGGAGTCTATGGCCCAAATAATTCTGAATACGACAATGAACAAGGTGCTTACATCCATGTACCGCATGATCACGTAGCATATCGGTATGAAATGTTAAAGATAATCGGAAAAGGTAGCTTTGGACAGGTCATTAAAGCGTATGATCATAAAACTCACGAACATGTTGCCTTAAAAATAGTGCGCAATGAAAAGCGGTTTCACCGCCAGGCCCAAGAGGAAATTCGCATTCTTCATCATTTACGGCGTCACgataaatataatactatGAACATCATACACATGTTTGATTACTTTACTTTCCGCAATCATACATGCATTACATTTGAACTGCTCAGCATAAATCTTTACgaattaattaagaaaaatggATTTAAAGGCTTCAGTTTGCAGCTGGTGCGAAAGTTTGCACATTCTTTGCTACAATGTTTGGATGCactttataaaaatgatattattCATTGCGATATGAAACCAGAAAATGTTCTACTGAAGCAACAAGGACGTTCTGGTATAAAG GTAATTGACTTTGGGTCGTCTTGCTTCGAGAACCAGcgtatatacacatacatccAGTCACGTTTTTATCGCGCTCCAGAGGTAATTTTGGGGGGGAAATATGGCAGAGCTATCGACATGTGGTCGTTGGGTTGTATTTTAGCAGAGCTGCTTTCAGGCCATGCATTGTTTCCTGGTGAAAACGAAAGCGATCAGTTGGCTTGCATTATTGAAGTTTTAGGAATgcccaataaaaatatactagcCAGCTCGAAGAGGTCAAAATCGTTTTTCAGTCCAAAGGGGTATCCTCGATATTGTACTGTTCGAACCATGTCTGATGGAATGGTGGTCCTAATCGGCGGACAGTCACGTCGTGGAAAACAAAGAGGCCCGCCATGCTCAAAAAGCTTATCTAAGGCGCTGGATGGATGCAAAGATCCCCTCTTTCTTAATTTTATACGTGGTTGCCTTGAATGGGATGCAGACAAGCGATTAACACCTTCAGAGGCTCTAAAACATCCATGGCTTCGCCGTCGCTTACCGAGACCGCCAAGTAGCTCAAGTGGCTGTGGTGGGGTGAGTGGATTATGTCCTAGTAGAAACGAATCCCCAGTTACAG GGCAAAATAGGAACTTCGCAGCAGAAATAACTACATCATCAACGTCTGCTACATCTATATCTTTAAcgattaaaaaggaaaacagccATTCCAGTCTTCGTCTCCACCATGGTGCTGTTGCAGAAACGGATTTCAAACTTAAAAAATCCGTTCCAGAGGGATCATCAACCGCAACAAAAGAACCTATGATGAACAGTGATATTCTTCTAGAAAGTTTTAGACAAGCAACTGTTGTATCACCACGTTTACCATCAAAACATTCTGCTGACTCCGGCGGAATGAGTTGTCTTAGCGCTGTGGATGTGGGGCCATCGAGATATTATCCGTATATGaataacaatgaaaataacA ggTTATTCTCAAGCTCGTTAAACAGCTCGGCCAACTCATTGTCACATTTGGAGCAAGCCACAAAATTAGATGCTTTGGGAGAATACTCGGCGACAACACCAAATTTACTATCGAAAAATACTGGCTGCTCGTTTAACTCAGGTTCTATGAACATCGATGTTGCACAAGAGTCTTTGGTTAATATAGCTAGTAATTACGCATTGGATAAGTCTATTGACATTATTGGAAAATCAAATGTGTCGCTTCATacgaataaattaaaagtacaATCGAATGATATGTAG
- the LOC6724709 gene encoding putative dual specificity tyrosine-phosphorylation-regulated kinase 3 homolog isoform X2, with product MYSNEIIQIPMINQNSTHTGIAQNNPEKPNRHPYRDSGLQYFTRCFEPLAMINDSKEDLPTQPSNNIANYTGDIQILPIFDCCEISESIQAISLPIVTSPSKTTDVPGLYLRTISENSKLKSEPECESLILVKESSAMENQTILFHEQIIMSGQQKCELQEKPKVLVVSPQQVMILYMNKLTPYERTEILTYPQIYFIGANAKKRPGVYGPNNSEYDNEQGAYIHVPHDHVAYRYEMLKIIGKGSFGQVIKAYDHKTHEHVALKIVRNEKRFHRQAQEEIRILHHLRRHDKYNTMNIIHMFDYFTFRNHTCITFELLSINLYELIKKNGFKGFSLQLVRKFAHSLLQCLDALYKNDIIHCDMKPENVLLKQQGRSGIKVIDFGSSCFENQRIYTYIQSRFYRAPEVILGGKYGRAIDMWSLGCILAELLSGHALFPGENESDQLACIIEVLGMPNKNILASSKRSKSFFSPKGYPRYCTVRTMSDGMVVLIGGQSRRGKQRGPPCSKSLSKALDGCKDPLFLNFIRGCLEWDADKRLTPSEALKHPWLRRRLPRPPSSSSGCGGVSGLCPSRNESPVTGQNRNFAAEITTSSTSATSISLTIKKENSHSSLRLHHGAVAETDFKLKKSVPEGSSTATKEPMMNSDILLESFRQATVVSPRLPSKHSADSGGMSCLSAVDVGPSRYYPYMNNNENNRLFSSSLNSSANSLSHLEQATKLDALGEYSATTPNLLSKNTGCSFNSGSMNIDVAQESLVNIASNYALDKSIDIIGKSNVSLHTNKLKVQSNDM from the exons Atgtattcaaatgaaatt ATACAAATTCCGATGATTAACCAAAATTCCACACATACTGGTATCGCTCAAAATAATCCTGAAAAACCAAATCGTCATCCATATCGGGACAGTGGATTACAATATTTCACCCGATGCTTTGAACCATTGGCAATGATTAATGATAGTAAAGAAGACTTGCCCACGCAGCCATCAAATAATATTGCCAATTACACTGGAGATATTCAAATTTTACCCATTTTCGATTGCTGCGAAATTTCGGAGTCTATTCAAG ctATATCGTTACCCATTGTAACATCTCCATCAAAGACAACAGATGTTCCGGGGTTGTATTTGCGTACGATTTCGGAAAATTCTAAATTAAAGTCGGAACCCGAATGTGAATCGCTAATTTTAGTCAAAGAATCTTCTGCAATGGAAAACCAAACGATTTTATTTCACGAGCAAATTATTATGtctggccaacaaaaatgtGAATTACAGGAGAAACCGAAGGTTCTGGTCGTTTCCCCACAACAAGTAATGattttatatatgaataaactAACTCCATACGAGCGAACAGAAATACTAACTTATccgcaaatatattttattggcGCCAACGCTAAAAAGCGCCCAGGAGTCTATGGCCCAAATAATTCTGAATACGACAATGAACAAGGTGCTTACATCCATGTACCGCATGATCACGTAGCATATCGGTATGAAATGTTAAAGATAATCGGAAAAGGTAGCTTTGGACAGGTCATTAAAGCGTATGATCATAAAACTCACGAACATGTTGCCTTAAAAATAGTGCGCAATGAAAAGCGGTTTCACCGCCAGGCCCAAGAGGAAATTCGCATTCTTCATCATTTACGGCGTCACgataaatataatactatGAACATCATACACATGTTTGATTACTTTACTTTCCGCAATCATACATGCATTACATTTGAACTGCTCAGCATAAATCTTTACgaattaattaagaaaaatggATTTAAAGGCTTCAGTTTGCAGCTGGTGCGAAAGTTTGCACATTCTTTGCTACAATGTTTGGATGCactttataaaaatgatattattCATTGCGATATGAAACCAGAAAATGTTCTACTGAAGCAACAAGGACGTTCTGGTATAAAG GTAATTGACTTTGGGTCGTCTTGCTTCGAGAACCAGcgtatatacacatacatccAGTCACGTTTTTATCGCGCTCCAGAGGTAATTTTGGGGGGGAAATATGGCAGAGCTATCGACATGTGGTCGTTGGGTTGTATTTTAGCAGAGCTGCTTTCAGGCCATGCATTGTTTCCTGGTGAAAACGAAAGCGATCAGTTGGCTTGCATTATTGAAGTTTTAGGAATgcccaataaaaatatactagcCAGCTCGAAGAGGTCAAAATCGTTTTTCAGTCCAAAGGGGTATCCTCGATATTGTACTGTTCGAACCATGTCTGATGGAATGGTGGTCCTAATCGGCGGACAGTCACGTCGTGGAAAACAAAGAGGCCCGCCATGCTCAAAAAGCTTATCTAAGGCGCTGGATGGATGCAAAGATCCCCTCTTTCTTAATTTTATACGTGGTTGCCTTGAATGGGATGCAGACAAGCGATTAACACCTTCAGAGGCTCTAAAACATCCATGGCTTCGCCGTCGCTTACCGAGACCGCCAAGTAGCTCAAGTGGCTGTGGTGGGGTGAGTGGATTATGTCCTAGTAGAAACGAATCCCCAGTTACAG GGCAAAATAGGAACTTCGCAGCAGAAATAACTACATCATCAACGTCTGCTACATCTATATCTTTAAcgattaaaaaggaaaacagccATTCCAGTCTTCGTCTCCACCATGGTGCTGTTGCAGAAACGGATTTCAAACTTAAAAAATCCGTTCCAGAGGGATCATCAACCGCAACAAAAGAACCTATGATGAACAGTGATATTCTTCTAGAAAGTTTTAGACAAGCAACTGTTGTATCACCACGTTTACCATCAAAACATTCTGCTGACTCCGGCGGAATGAGTTGTCTTAGCGCTGTGGATGTGGGGCCATCGAGATATTATCCGTATATGaataacaatgaaaataacA ggTTATTCTCAAGCTCGTTAAACAGCTCGGCCAACTCATTGTCACATTTGGAGCAAGCCACAAAATTAGATGCTTTGGGAGAATACTCGGCGACAACACCAAATTTACTATCGAAAAATACTGGCTGCTCGTTTAACTCAGGTTCTATGAACATCGATGTTGCACAAGAGTCTTTGGTTAATATAGCTAGTAATTACGCATTGGATAAGTCTATTGACATTATTGGAAAATCAAATGTGTCGCTTCATacgaataaattaaaagtacaATCGAATGATATGTAG
- the LOC6724709 gene encoding putative dual specificity tyrosine-phosphorylation-regulated kinase 3 homolog isoform X1 translates to MVGSQEKKNNHIELSETHTIDKNSAYTTENNLNTTPLENIQLSKSLSPPTSLPQIQIPMINQNSTHTGIAQNNPEKPNRHPYRDSGLQYFTRCFEPLAMINDSKEDLPTQPSNNIANYTGDIQILPIFDCCEISESIQAISLPIVTSPSKTTDVPGLYLRTISENSKLKSEPECESLILVKESSAMENQTILFHEQIIMSGQQKCELQEKPKVLVVSPQQVMILYMNKLTPYERTEILTYPQIYFIGANAKKRPGVYGPNNSEYDNEQGAYIHVPHDHVAYRYEMLKIIGKGSFGQVIKAYDHKTHEHVALKIVRNEKRFHRQAQEEIRILHHLRRHDKYNTMNIIHMFDYFTFRNHTCITFELLSINLYELIKKNGFKGFSLQLVRKFAHSLLQCLDALYKNDIIHCDMKPENVLLKQQGRSGIKVIDFGSSCFENQRIYTYIQSRFYRAPEVILGGKYGRAIDMWSLGCILAELLSGHALFPGENESDQLACIIEVLGMPNKNILASSKRSKSFFSPKGYPRYCTVRTMSDGMVVLIGGQSRRGKQRGPPCSKSLSKALDGCKDPLFLNFIRGCLEWDADKRLTPSEALKHPWLRRRLPRPPSSSSGCGGVSGLCPSRNESPVTGQNRNFAAEITTSSTSATSISLTIKKENSHSSLRLHHGAVAETDFKLKKSVPEGSSTATKEPMMNSDILLESFRQATVVSPRLPSKHSADSGGMSCLSAVDVGPSRYYPYMNNNENNRLFSSSLNSSANSLSHLEQATKLDALGEYSATTPNLLSKNTGCSFNSGSMNIDVAQESLVNIASNYALDKSIDIIGKSNVSLHTNKLKVQSNDM, encoded by the exons ATGGTCGGTTctcaagaaaaaaaaaacaatcataTCGAATTATCTGAAACACATACGATAGACAAAAATAGCGCATATAcaactgaaaataatttaaacacaACCCCTCTGGAAAACATACAACTCTCAAAATCACTTTCCCCTCCTACATCATTACCTCAGATACAAATTCCGATGATTAACCAAAATTCCACACATACTGGTATCGCTCAAAATAATCCTGAAAAACCAAATCGTCATCCATATCGGGACAGTGGATTACAATATTTCACCCGATGCTTTGAACCATTGGCAATGATTAATGATAGTAAAGAAGACTTGCCCACGCAGCCATCAAATAATATTGCCAATTACACTGGAGATATTCAAATTTTACCCATTTTCGATTGCTGCGAAATTTCGGAGTCTATTCAAG ctATATCGTTACCCATTGTAACATCTCCATCAAAGACAACAGATGTTCCGGGGTTGTATTTGCGTACGATTTCGGAAAATTCTAAATTAAAGTCGGAACCCGAATGTGAATCGCTAATTTTAGTCAAAGAATCTTCTGCAATGGAAAACCAAACGATTTTATTTCACGAGCAAATTATTATGtctggccaacaaaaatgtGAATTACAGGAGAAACCGAAGGTTCTGGTCGTTTCCCCACAACAAGTAATGattttatatatgaataaactAACTCCATACGAGCGAACAGAAATACTAACTTATccgcaaatatattttattggcGCCAACGCTAAAAAGCGCCCAGGAGTCTATGGCCCAAATAATTCTGAATACGACAATGAACAAGGTGCTTACATCCATGTACCGCATGATCACGTAGCATATCGGTATGAAATGTTAAAGATAATCGGAAAAGGTAGCTTTGGACAGGTCATTAAAGCGTATGATCATAAAACTCACGAACATGTTGCCTTAAAAATAGTGCGCAATGAAAAGCGGTTTCACCGCCAGGCCCAAGAGGAAATTCGCATTCTTCATCATTTACGGCGTCACgataaatataatactatGAACATCATACACATGTTTGATTACTTTACTTTCCGCAATCATACATGCATTACATTTGAACTGCTCAGCATAAATCTTTACgaattaattaagaaaaatggATTTAAAGGCTTCAGTTTGCAGCTGGTGCGAAAGTTTGCACATTCTTTGCTACAATGTTTGGATGCactttataaaaatgatattattCATTGCGATATGAAACCAGAAAATGTTCTACTGAAGCAACAAGGACGTTCTGGTATAAAG GTAATTGACTTTGGGTCGTCTTGCTTCGAGAACCAGcgtatatacacatacatccAGTCACGTTTTTATCGCGCTCCAGAGGTAATTTTGGGGGGGAAATATGGCAGAGCTATCGACATGTGGTCGTTGGGTTGTATTTTAGCAGAGCTGCTTTCAGGCCATGCATTGTTTCCTGGTGAAAACGAAAGCGATCAGTTGGCTTGCATTATTGAAGTTTTAGGAATgcccaataaaaatatactagcCAGCTCGAAGAGGTCAAAATCGTTTTTCAGTCCAAAGGGGTATCCTCGATATTGTACTGTTCGAACCATGTCTGATGGAATGGTGGTCCTAATCGGCGGACAGTCACGTCGTGGAAAACAAAGAGGCCCGCCATGCTCAAAAAGCTTATCTAAGGCGCTGGATGGATGCAAAGATCCCCTCTTTCTTAATTTTATACGTGGTTGCCTTGAATGGGATGCAGACAAGCGATTAACACCTTCAGAGGCTCTAAAACATCCATGGCTTCGCCGTCGCTTACCGAGACCGCCAAGTAGCTCAAGTGGCTGTGGTGGGGTGAGTGGATTATGTCCTAGTAGAAACGAATCCCCAGTTACAG GGCAAAATAGGAACTTCGCAGCAGAAATAACTACATCATCAACGTCTGCTACATCTATATCTTTAAcgattaaaaaggaaaacagccATTCCAGTCTTCGTCTCCACCATGGTGCTGTTGCAGAAACGGATTTCAAACTTAAAAAATCCGTTCCAGAGGGATCATCAACCGCAACAAAAGAACCTATGATGAACAGTGATATTCTTCTAGAAAGTTTTAGACAAGCAACTGTTGTATCACCACGTTTACCATCAAAACATTCTGCTGACTCCGGCGGAATGAGTTGTCTTAGCGCTGTGGATGTGGGGCCATCGAGATATTATCCGTATATGaataacaatgaaaataacA ggTTATTCTCAAGCTCGTTAAACAGCTCGGCCAACTCATTGTCACATTTGGAGCAAGCCACAAAATTAGATGCTTTGGGAGAATACTCGGCGACAACACCAAATTTACTATCGAAAAATACTGGCTGCTCGTTTAACTCAGGTTCTATGAACATCGATGTTGCACAAGAGTCTTTGGTTAATATAGCTAGTAATTACGCATTGGATAAGTCTATTGACATTATTGGAAAATCAAATGTGTCGCTTCATacgaataaattaaaagtacaATCGAATGATATGTAG